Proteins found in one Apostichopus japonicus isolate 1M-3 chromosome 16, ASM3797524v1, whole genome shotgun sequence genomic segment:
- the LOC139983599 gene encoding uncharacterized protein, translating to MTTMASTCVLVVLSIVHIVYGTSEQPDQGVFLAVTSPEVGRKASNIYVYAIQTDVLFDDGTFKLSKETGLVSTSVNAGALIADGIQWGCYLYVSLPSRFAGTRFGRYTGDFTPDNGGSVETRYTFVRPKSKFLDTRGVYTVTAYPESEGSSKLAPIDPIGVVFSGCRSYRWCKGKKRLRNTGPRLALTSVEDGGLYTISRGSRSKQGWYVQILVIIASCPEGSAFTGGSCNTRECKNGGILRDLSSDCICTPFFGTSDCSCVVPAREDDLFTLADTRNGEELYCKDLPGGNGKCKGLLVCYGDNYGCKCTPGWYGNGCEQPCPKGRWGANCVLHCPSEEPDCSRFFGPSTNLRSNGCS from the exons ATGACAACGATGGCTTCTACGTGTGTATTAGTGGTCTTATCAATTG TGCATATTGTCTATGGGACATCTGAGCAGCCTGATCAAGGAGTTTTCCTTGCCGTGACGTCACCAGAGGTGGGCCGTAAAGCAAGTAACATATACGTCTACGCTATTCAAACCGACGTTCTTTTTGATGACGGTACCTTCAAGTTGTCAAAGGAGACTGGACTAGTCAGTACATCGGTCAACGCGGGAGCCCTCATAGCAGATGGGATACAATGGGGATGTTACCTGTATGTAAGTCTGCCCTCTCGATTTGCTGGAACTAGGTTTGGGAGATACACGGGTGACTTTACACCGGATAATGGTGGCAGTGTGGAGACCAGATATACGTTTGTCAGACCGAAAAGTA AATTCTTAGATACCCGAGGGGTATACACCGTGACTGCGTATCCGGAAAGTGAAGGATCGAGTAAATTAGCCCCAATTGATCCTATCGGAGTAGTATTCAGTGGTTGCCGTAGTTACCGATGGTGTAAGGGAAAGAAACGTCTTCGAAACACCGGTCCTAGACTGGCCCTTACAAGTGTCGAGGACGGGGGATTGTATACCATTTCTCGCGGATCTAGATCAAAGCAGGGCTGGTATGTACAGATCCTTGTGATAATAGCAA GTTGCCCCGAAGGGTCAGCTTTCACCGGTGGTTCATGTAATACCCGGGAGTGTAAAAATGGTGGCATCCTTCGAGATCTGTCATCTGACTGCATTTGTACCCCGTTCTTTGGTACTAGTGATTGCAGCTGCG TTGTTCCCGCGAGAGAAGATGACTTATTTACGTTAGCAGACACGCGTAATGGGGAAGAGCTGTACTGTAAGGACCTGCCAGGTGGAAATGGCAAATGTAAGGGTTTACTGGTCTGCTACGGGGACAACTACGGATGTAAATGCACGCCAGGCTGGTATGGAAACGGATGTGAACAAC CTTGTCCAAAAGGAAGGTGGGGTGCGAACTGTGTACTGCATTGTCCCTCCGAGGAGCCTGATTGCAGTCGATTTTTCGGTCCATCCACCAACCTACGATCTAATGGATGCAGTTAA